The following proteins are encoded in a genomic region of Fusarium keratoplasticum isolate Fu6.1 chromosome 9, whole genome shotgun sequence:
- a CDS encoding Beta-lactamase domain-containing protein, with the protein MRLFLALHVACLADLVSSQQIPLNEQLSSHSESTDHDGNDVPIADAAFEQYIRDKMARWHAPGLAMAILDGNKTWTRGFGYASLDREQVTPSTLFYCGSMTKSLTAAALSLLVDQSQDYADIQWSTPVSNLLREDFVLSDDWATSHITVADVLCHRTGYPRHDYAGPFLNSSVNMVHSFRHLPMAGEPRGQWRYSNLMYGTMGYLIETLTGSSLADFSRDRLWLPMGMRNTYLHPDDALASESTLAVPYYWNNDTEAYGEIPWRDEQNIAGAGMAISSVLDWSRYLRHMIDETGPISKAGHHILKLPHMVVEESERLFTGPVYYGFGWFGSVFQDEPVWWHSGLVNSMMSIMLMIPSKKFGFVIMLNSENAPVLDSIIAKTLYDFFHVEEGKRQNLEANWNQTYAEWEERLGNCSNRLYPSLPSPPIRAPLPPGRFAGEYHHPGYGPISVSISCDKWDAPSDSPAPSSTTKDGCRLMAFKTDNFGKQVSYQLEHKSGDYWVGWLFNDDFASVRRPRECYRAQFRVDETGRSYSFGLDIRMEGEDVPLIWFERQR; encoded by the exons ATGAGGCTGTTCTTAGCGCTGCATGTCGCGTGTCTGGCGGATTTGGTGTCTTCTCAGCAGATCCCGCTCAATGAACAGCTGTCGTCGCACTCTGAGTCAACAGACCACGACGGCAATGACGTTCCAATTGCTGATGCTGCCTTTGAGCAGTATATCCGGGACAAGATGGCCCGATGGCATGCCCCTGGTCTTGCCATGGCCATACTTGACGGAAACAAGACGTGGACGAGG GGGTTCGGATATGCTTCACTAGACCGTGAACAGGTCACACCCTCAACTCTTTTCTACTGTGGCAGTAtgacaaagtccttgacTGCTGCCGCCCTGTCACTCCTTGTAGACCAATCCCAAGACTATGCCGACATCCAATGGTCCACGCCCGTATCTAACCTCCTCCGCGAGGACTTTGTTCTTTCGGATGACTGGGCCACCAGCCACATCACTGTCGCCGATGTACTCTGCCATAGAACCGGGTACCCGAGGCACGACTATGCTGGTCCATTCCTCAACTCGTCCGTAAACATGGTCCACTCGTTCCGCCATCTGCCAATGGCTGGAGAGCCGCGCGGGCAGTGGAGGTACAGCAACTTGATGTACGGAACCATGGGCTACCTGATTGAGACGCTCACAGGCTCCTCACTTGCTGACTTCTCCCGAGATCGGCTGTGGCTTCCCATGGGGATGCGCAACACCTACTTGCATCCCGATGATGCACTGGCCAGCGAGAGTACTCTGGCAGTTCCATATTACTGGAACAACGACACAGAAGCATATGGCGAGATCCCATGGAGAGATGAGCAGAACATCGCCGGTGCAGGAATGGCCATCTCATCTGTTCTCGATTGGTCTCGATATTTGCGGCACATGATCGATGAGACAGGCCCCATCTCCAAAGCTGGTCATCACATCCTCAAACTTCCACACATGGTTGTCGAAGAAAGCGAGCGGCTCTTCACGGGCCCTGTCTATTATGGCTTCGGTTGGTTTGGAAGTGTCTTCCAGGATGAGCCAGTTTGGTGGCATTCCGGTCTCGTGAACAGCATGATGTCCATAATGCTCATGATTCCGAGCAAGAAGTTCGGCTTTGTCATCATGCTGAACAGTGAAAATGCCCCTGTACTTGACTCCATCATTGCCAAGACTCTATACGACTTTTTCCATGTAGAGGAGGGAAAGCGGCAAAACCTGGAAGCAAA CTGGAACCAGACGTATGCAGAGTGGGAGGAGCGCCTTGGAAACTGTTCGAATAGGCTGTACCCTTCTCTGCCATCCCCTCCTATTCGGGCCCCGCTGCCACCGGGGAGGTTTGCTGGTGAATATCATCACCCAGGCTATGGCCCAATCTCCGTCTCCATTAGTTGCGACAAATGGGATGCCCCCTCTGACTCTCCTGCACCCTCTTCCACCACCAAGGACGGATGCAGGCTGATGGCGTTCAAGACGGACAACTTTGGTAAACAAGTCTCATATCAACTGGAGCACAAGTCGGGAGACTACTGGGTGGGTTGGCTCTTTAATGATGACTTTGCCAGTGTAAGACGTCCGAGGGAATGCTACCGAGCTCAGTTCAGGGTGGACGAGACAGGACGTTCATATAGTTTTGGTCTCGACATTCGGATGGAAGGCGAAGATGTACCCTTGATCTGGTTTGAGAGGCAGAGGTAG
- a CDS encoding Pyruvate kinase — MAQRPSHKRAQSIMAATAQDHLEFGGKISWLASLNTAYRPQRNYRRSSIICTIGPKTNSVEAINNLRDAGLNVVRMNFSHGSYEYHKSVIEHARESEKTHDGRNVAIALDTKGPEIRTGNTPNDEDIPISVGHIMNITTDDAYATASDAENMYVDYKNITKVIEPGRVIYVDDGVLAFDVLSIENEQTIRVQARNNGAICSKKGVNLPNTDVDLPALSEKDKADLRFGVENGVDMVFASFIRRAQDIRDIREVLGDEGKNIQIISKIENRQGLNNFKEILEETDGVMVARGDLGIEIPAAEVFAAQKKLIAMCNLAGKPVICATQMLESMIKNPRPTRAEISDVGNAITDGADCVMLSGETAKGSYPSEAVKEMHEACLKAENTIPYVSHFEELCTLVKRPVSTVESCAMAAVRASLDLGAGGIIVLSTSGESARMLSKYRPVCPIFMVTRTPTTSRFAHLYRGVYPFLFPEAKPDFSEVNWQEDVDRRIKWAVNNALQLKVLTPGDTVVVVQGWKGGMGNTNTLRIVKADPEHLGIGQLN, encoded by the exons ATGGCTCAGAGACCTTCGCACAAGCGCGCCCAGAGCATCATGGCTGCCACCGCTCAGGACCACCTCGAATTCGGAGGCAAGATCTCGTGGCTTGCCTCCCTCAACACCGCCTACCGACCTCAGCGCAACTACCGCcgctcctccatcatctgcacCATTGGCCCCAAGACCAACTcggtcgaggccatcaacaacctccgTGATGCCGGTCTTAACGTCGTCCGCATGAACTTTTCCCACGGATCGTACGAGTACCACAAGTCGGTCATCGAGCACGCCCGCGAGTCCGAGAAGACTCACGACGGTCGCAACGTCGCTATTGCTCTTGATACCAAGGGTCCCGAGATCCGAACGGGAAACACCCCCAACGATGAGGATATCCCCATCTCTGTTGGTCACATCATGAACATTACCACCGACGATGCCTACGCCACCGCTTCCGATGCCGAGAACAT GTACGTCGACTACAAgaacatcaccaaggtcatTGAGCCTGGCCGTGTCATCTACGTCGACGACGGTGTCCTCGCTTTTGATGTTCTCAGCATTGAGAATGAGCAGACCATCCGGGTCCAGGCCCGAAACAACGGCGCCATCTGCTCCAAGAAGGGTGTCAACCTTCCCAACACCGATGTCGACCTGCCCGCTCTTTccgagaaggacaaggccgATCTCCGATTTGGTGTCGAGAACGGTGTCGACATGGTCTTTGCCTCGTTCATCCGCCGCGCCCAGGACATCCGAGATATCCGTGAGGTTCTCGGTGACGAGGGCAAGAACATCCagatcatctccaagatTGAGAACCGACAGGGACTTAACAACTTCAAGGAGATTCTCGAAGAGACTGACGGTGTCATGGTTGCCCGTGGTGACCTTGGTATCGAGATTCCCGCCGCCGAGGTGTTTGCtgcccagaagaagctcatcgCCATGTGCAACCTTGCTGGCAAGCCCGTCATCTGCGCTACCCAGATGCTCGAGTCCATGATCAAGAACCCCCGTCCCACTCGTGCCGAGATCAGCGATGTCGGTAACGCCATCACTGACGGAGCTGACTGTGTCATGCTTTCCGGCGAGACGGCCAAGGGTAGCTACCCCtccgaggccgtcaaggagatgcaCGAGGCTTgtctcaaggctgagaaCACCATCCCCTACGTCTCCCACTTCGAGGAGCTGTGCACTCTGGTCAAGCGACCCGTCAGCACCGTCGAGTCCTGCGCCATGGCTGCTGTCCGTGCCTCCCTGGACCTCGGTGCCGGTGGTATCATTGTCCTGTCGACCTCCGGAGAGTCGGCCCGCATGCTGTCCAAGTACCGACCCGTGTGCCCCATCTTCATGGTGACGCGAACCCCCACAACTTCTCGATTCGCGCATCTGTACCGTGGCGTGTACCCCTTCCTGTTCCCCGAGGCCAAGCCTGACTTTTCGGAGGTCAACTGGCAGGAGGATGTGGATCGCCGCATCAAGTGGGCCGTCAACAACGCCctgcagctcaaggtcctGACCCCCGGCGACACCGTCGTGGTTGTTCAGGGCTGGAAGGGTGGTATGGGTAACACCAACACCCTGCGTATTGTCAAGGCCGACCCCGAGCACCTTGGCATTGGCCAGCTCAACTAA
- a CDS encoding Zn(2)-C6 fungal-type domain-containing protein produces MADLRSACDRCHNKKLRCTKIPGSIVCGRCVKAGVSCIFSPPARSLRQPDNTAFDWSPMLEFDSQTFDRLGNVGLNPQTVTPPVSDEADPTPPSPVSQLADLMVSLDRLQQDFPSPVQHHVSTHQLKEIPQSLTAKFNLQTTLDNLLQRAQKLSALYPEVLERLQPEQDTCSIPDCMHTAHGFLRTRPQLPFDQSTVNLLLACHLKLLAIFDSIVDHAHLCAKVTAMLPDDHEPSFDIPEIRIGSFVAPKASAASMMTAMIIELQSTLAARAQQLSDLVASVAGNESREAKILGLQCECLKEHSSTTLADLHELRDHLTKLGFIR; encoded by the coding sequence ATGGCCGACCTTCGTTCAGCGTGTGATCGCTGCCATAACAAAAAGCTACGATGCACAAAGATACCGGGCTCTATAGTTTGTGGCCGCTGTGTCAAGGCTGGCGTCTCTTGTATCTTTAGCCCTCCTGCTCGATCACTCCGCCAGCCCGACAATACCGCCTTTGACTGGTCTCCTATGCTTGAGTTCGACAGCCAGACGTTTGATCGTCTGGGCAATGTTGGCCTAAATCCTCAAACAGTTACTCCTCCCGTGAGCGATGAAGCAGACCCAACACCTCCCAGTCCAGTGTCACAGTTGGCCGACCTCATGGTCTCACTGGACCGACTACAACAAGACTTTCCCAGCCCTGTACAACATCACGTTTCAACACATCAGCTTAAAGAGATTCCCCAGAGCTTGACTGCAAAGTTCAACCTTCAGACCACTCTTGATAATTTACTACAGAGGGCTCAGAAGCTTTCGGCGTTATATCCCGAGGTGCTTGAGCGACTCCAACCAGAGCAAGACACTTGCAGTATCCCAGATTGCATGCATACGGCACATGGATTTCTACGGACTAGACCTCAACTACCATTTGACCAGTCTACCGTTaatcttctcctcgcctgCCATCTGAAGCTCCTGGCAATCTTTGATAGCATCGTCGATCACGCTCACCTATGTGCGAAAGTGACCGCGATGTTGCCCGACGACCATGAACCCAGCTTCGACATCCCCGAGATCCGAATCGGATCCTTTGTGGCACCAAAAGCCTCTGCCGCTTCAATGATGACGGCCATGATAATTGAGCTTCAGTCAACGCTCGCAGCAAGAGCTCAACAGCTCAGTGACCTGGTCGCATCTGTTGCAGGCAACGAGTCAAGAGAGGCCAAGATACTTGGTCTGCAATGCGAATGTCTAAAGGAGCATTCTTCAACTACACTAGCCGACCTCCACGAATTAAGAGACCATCTCACCAAGCTTGGTTTTATCCGATGA
- a CDS encoding Transcription elongation factor SPT5, with protein MSSHDPSRFDDSEDEEDFNPAPADLSDEEQDGDDQQSRSRARDSSPAHRDDDDDEDERPARSRHVDDDEEEEEEEDDGGRRRDDDDDEDEEEEEDDEDEDVQQGHRRKRRKERGANFFDIEAEVDDEDEGEDDEVLGEEIGDFIANEHPDDMPGSGGINDDRRHRELDRRRDMESSMDAEKQAEILRQRYGNRRSGKGFRDATIVPKRLLLPSVDDPSIWAVRCKEGKEREVVFSIMKRIEERAGTKDELAITAAFERGGTESVMKGFIYVEALRQTDIMRALDSMLNVYPHSKMVLVEIKDMPELFRVQKTPTLAPGAWVRLKRPMKHSGDLAQVIDVTENGLEARVRFIPRLDYGMRDDAFAGVTADGKRKRPFGASAGPRPPQRLFSEIEARKRHPRHIQGNPTTNTWQYMGDEFENGFQVKDIKIQQLTVAGVEPSLEEVTRFASNAEDGTENLDLKALAASLKDSGARATYLPGDIVEVYTGEQKGVVGKAMRVQTDVVSITVTEGDLVGQEIDVPIRALRKRFRVGDHVKVIGGSKFRDEVGMVVKIQDDRVTLLSDQTNAEITVFSKDLREASDIGGQGSLGQYSLHDLVQLDPTTVGCVVKVDRESLVVLDQFGDTRQVMPSQIANKLPKRKNAVAADRNGSEIRFEDVVKEYTGQQRQGKIIHIHRSYVFLHTNDSKENAGVFVTKASMVNTIAAKGGRVSGGSSGPDLNAMNPALKLHKNGNENKPVQPAKSFGRDKAIDQTVIIKKGAYKGLLGIVKDTTDTHARVELHTKSKTITVPKDCLSFKNKTTGATIEIGGRGRGGYSGGAGRGGDRVPGWQGGSRTPMASGGSDRVPAWGSRTPAAGGRTPAWKAHDMSGARTPAWADGSRTVNPYDGNRTAYGSGSRTPAWQAGGRTPAPGDAFGAGSRTPAYGGGDSWGSGSKTPAWGVSAPTPGASGNDSWGYTPGASGSSYDAPTPGAALGAPTPGAMNAPTPGAYSAPTPAVNAPTPGGWQGGWGADSAPTPAAGAPTPAASGYYGAPTPAAYGAPETPAASGPRYTDDD; from the exons ATGTCTTCCCACGACCCTTCGCGCTTCGACGACtcggaggatgaggaggatttCAATCCCGCGCCGGCCGACCTTTCTGACGAGGAgcaagatggtgatgatcaACAGTCGAGATCGCGAGCTCGTGACAGTAGCCCTGCGCATcgcgacgatgacgatgatgaggatgagcgACCTGCCAGATCGCGAcatgtcgacgacgatgaagaggaagaggaagaagaagatgacggtgGAAGACGccgcgatgatgatgatgacgaggatgaggaggaggaggaagatgacgaagacgaggatgtcCAGCAG GGGCATCGTCGGAAGCGCCGCAAGGAGAGAGGCGCCAATTTCTTCGATATCGAAGCCgaagtcgacgacgaggatgaaggagaggatgacgaagtccttggcgaggagatAGGAGACTTTATCGCCAACGAGCATCCCGACGACATGCCTGGGTCTGGTGGAATTAATGACGACCGACGACATCGCGAGCTCGATCGACGCCGAGATATGGAATCGAGCATGGATGCTGAGAAGCAGGCAGAAATCCTGCGACAGCGATACGGCAACCGACGCTCAGGCAAGGGCTTCCGAGACGCTACCATCGTCCCGAAAcgactcctcctccccagTGTTGATGACCCCAGCATCTGGGCCGTCCGATGTAAGGAAGGCAAAGAACGAGAGGTTGTCTTTTCCATCATGAAGCGCATTGAGGAGCGAGCTGGTaccaaggatgagctcgCCATCACTGCTGCTTTTGAGCGTGGTGGCACTGAATCGGTAATGAAGGGCTTCATCTACGTCGAGGCGCTACGCCAGACCGACATCATGAGAGCGCTGGACAGTATGCTTAATGTGTATCCCCACTCCAAGATGGTTCTggtcgagatcaaggatATGCCTGAGCTCTTCCGGGTTCAAAAGACTCCTACTCTGGCTCCTGGCGCTTGGGTTCGTCTCAAGAGGCCTATGAAGCACAGCGGAGATCTGGCGCAAGTCATCGACGTTACTGAGAATGGTCTGGAGGCTCGTGTTCGCTTCATTCCAAGACTGGACTATGGTATGCGTGACGACGCCTTTGCAGGAGTTACTGCGGACGGCAAACGTAAGCGACCCTTTGGCGCCAGCGCAGGTCCTCGACCGCCGCAGAGACTATTCAGCGAGATCGAGGCTCGAAAGAGACACCCGCGACACATCCAGGGAAACCCCACCACCAACACTTGGCAATACATGGGTGATGAATTCGAGAATGGCTTCCAAGTCAAGGATATCAAGATTCAGCAGCTTACCGTGGCTGGAGTCGAGCCATCTCTTGAGGAAGTGACACGATTCGCCTCCAACGCCGAGGATGGTACTGAGAACCTGGACCTGAAGGCCCTGGCAGCCAGCTTGAAGGATAGTGGAGCTCGAGCTACATACCTGCCTGGCGACATCGTTGAGGTTTACACTGGTGAACAGAAGGGTGTGGTGGGTAAGGCGATGAGAGTTCAGACTGATGTCGTGTCCATCACGGTTACCGAGGGTGACCTCGTGGGCCAGGAGATTGATGTTCCCATCAGGGCTCTGCGCAAGCGTTTCAGAGTCGGTGACCATGTCAAGGTCATTGGTGGTAGCAAGTTCCGAGATGAGGTCGGAATGGTTGTCAAGATCCAGGACGACCGGGTGACTCTCCTGTCGGATCAGACCAACGCTGAAATCACCGTCTTCAGCAAGGATCTTCGCGAAGCCAGTGATATTGGTGGACAAGGTTCTCTCGGCCAGTACTCTCTTCACGACCTTGTTCAGCTGGATCCCACCACTGTGGGTTGTGTTGTCAAGGTCGACCGTGAGTCGCTCGTTGTTCTCGACCAGTTTGGAGACACTCGCCAGGTGATGCCATCGCAAATCGCCAACAAGCTTCCGAAGCGAAAGAACGCCGTGGCTGCCGACCGAAATGGTTCGGAGATTCGATTCGAGGATGTCGTCAAGGAGTACACGGGTCAACAGCGCCAGGGCAAGATCATCCATATCCATCGCTCGTATGTGTTCTTGCACACCAACGATAGCAAGGAGAACGCGGGTGTCTTTGTCACCAAGGCTAGCATGGTTAACACCATTGCGGCCAAGGGTGGCCGAGTCAGTGGCGGCTCATCAGGACCAGACTTGAACGCTATGAACCCAGCGCTCAAGCTCCACAAGAACGGCAATGAGAATAAGCCCGTTCAGCCTGCCAAATCCTTTGGCCGCGACAAGGCGATTGACCAGACTGTTATTATCAAGAAGGGCGCCTACAAGGGTCTACTGGGTATTGTCAAGGACACGACAGACACACATGCTCGTGTCGAGCTGCATACGAAGAGCAAGACGATCACAGTTCCTAAAGACTGCCTGAgcttcaagaacaagactACAGGAGCTACAATTGAGATCGGTGGCCGAGGCCGTGGAGGCTACTCAGGAGGTGCTGGACGAGGTGGTGACAGAGTGCCAGGATGGCAGGGAGGTTCTCGCACGCCCATGGCCTCTGGTGGCTCGGATCGGGTGCCTGCCTGGGGATCACGAA CACCCGCAGCAGGTGGCCGAACACCGGCCTGGAAGGCTCACGACATGTCCGGAGCGCGCACACCCGCTTGGGCCGATGGCTCTCGAACGGTCAACCCCTATGATGGGAACCGAACTGCCTACGGCTCTGGCTCGCGCACACCTGCCTGGCAGGCTGGAGGCAGAACTCCTGCTCCCGGAGATGCCTTTGGTGCTGGATCACGCACTCCGGCTTACGGTGGAGGAGACAGCTGGGGATCAGGTTCCAAGACTCCTGCTTGGGGAGTGTCGGCACCAACTCCAGGAGCCAGTGGCAACGACTCGTGGGGCTACACACCTGGTGCATCTGGCTCAAGCTACGATGCTCCTACACCTGGAGCAGCTCTCGGGGCACCAACTCCTGGTGCAATGAACGCTCCTACGCCAGGCGCCTACTCGGCTCCCACACCTGCAGTCAACGCACCTACTCCTGGAGGCTGGCAGGGCGGGTGGGGAGCAGACTCGGCCCCAACTCCCGCAGCTGGAGCTCCCACGCCGGCTGCAAGTGGCTACTACGGCGCTCCTACGCCTGCAGCCTATGGAGCACCAGAGACTCCCGCAGCTTCTGGTCCTCGATACACAGATGATGACTGA
- a CDS encoding MFS domain-containing protein — MSSRGIAQNGNADDFSPNDDLNCNMAAEASMAPTESAHKTTSYELRREPTLEEKTREAVDEGHDADIPSSMGFVPTQADERKRRASIASSRRARRASSAAAAENRKVLDDLQERRNKEEGNEEDGESGEESGDSEESESDIVWWEGDKDPQNPYNFPTWRKVLNCALVSSLTFVTPLASSMFAPGVPELMLEFGSKSSELASFCVSVYVLGFAAGPMVFAPLSELYGRVIVYHIGNVGFIVFVIACAKAPSLGALIAFRFLSGVFGSCPMANGGGSIADMIVQEKRGTAMASFSIGPLLGPIIGPIIGGVVTDSLGWRWVFWIITIISGAITVVFFIFAVETYAPVILEHKARRLRKETGNDRLRSKLDAGLSPADYFKRGILRPFKMLLFSPICIICGLYVGLSYAYLYLMFTSLTPLFMRIYHFNTINSGLTFLGLGIGSMIGVVYFSISSDRNMKKMAAKAQTSSDEETGPTEQQPVVMKPEYRLPPLRAGAIFLPAGLFIYGWTAEYKVHWIAPIIGTAVMGVGNLIIFMTLQMYLVDSFTVYAASALAANAVMRSIAGGVLPLAGLPMFDKLGMGWGNSLLGFIAAALIPAPWLFIKYGEHLRKKFELKDL, encoded by the exons ATGTCGAGCCGAGGAATTGCCCAAAACGGAAATGCGGATGACTTCAGTCCCAATGACGACTTG AATTGCAACATGGCTGCCGAAGCCAGCATGGCTCCAACCGAGTCCGCACACAAGACGACATCCTACGAACTAAGACGCGAACCAACACTAGAGGAAAAGACACGCGAGGCCGTCGACGAAGGCCACGATGCCGACATCCCCAGCAGCATGGGTTTCGTGCCCACCCAAGCCGACGAGCGTAAGCGAAGAGCCAGTATCGCGAGCAGCAGACGTGCTAGAAGGGCCAGCAGCGCTGCTGCGGCGGAGAATAGAAAGGTTCTTGATGATTTGCAAGAGCGGAGGAATAAGGAAGAGGGgaatgaggaggatggggagAGTGGGGAGGAGAGTGGTGATAGTGAGGAGAGTGAGAGTGATATTGTTTGGTGGGAGGGCGACAAGGATCCTCAGAACCCGTACAACTTCCCCACGTGGAGAAAGGTTCTCAACTGTGCTCTCGTCAGTTCTCTGACGTTTGTCACGCCGTTAGCTTCGT CCATGTTTGCACCTGGTGTTCCTGAACTCATGCTCGAGTTTGGAAGCAAATCCTCTGAACTTGCCTCTTTCTGCGTTTCGGTTTATGTCCTTGGTTTCGCTGCTGGTCCTATGGTCTTTGCTCCTCTTTCTGAGCTGTATGGACGTGTTATTGTCTACCACATTGGCAACGTTGGCTTTATTG TCTTTGTTATTGCTTGCGCAAAAGCTCCGAGTCTAGGGGCTCTCATCGCGTTTCGATTCTTGAGCGGTGTGTTTGGGTCGTGTCCTATGGCTAATGGAGGAGGTTCCATCGCCGACATGATTGTTCAGGAGAAGCGTGGTACAGCCATGGCCAGTTTCTCAATCGGACCTCTTCTCGGTCCCATCATCGGTCCCATCATTGGCGGTGTCGTCACTGATTCACTCGGCTGGCGTTGGGTCTTTTGGATCATCACTATCATATCAGGAGCCATCaccgtcgtcttcttcatcttcgccGTCGAGACATATGCACCAGTTATTCTCGAGCACAAGGCCCGACGTCTTCGAAAAGAAACTGGCAACGATAGACTCCGGTCGAAACTCGACGCTGGCCTAAGTCCCGCCGACTACTTCAAGCGCGGCATCCTCAGACCATTCAAGATGCTCCTCTTCTCGCccatctgcatcatctgcGGTCTCTACGTCGGCCTTTCATACGCATACCTGTATCTCATGTTTACAAGTCTCACACCCTTGTTTATGCGCATCTAccacttcaacaccatcaactcCGGTCTCACATTCCTCGGTCTCGGCATCGGATCCATGATTGGCGTTGTTTACTTTTCCATCTCGAGTGACAGGAACATGAAAAAGATGGCAGCCAAGGCGCAGACTAGCAGCGATGAGGAGACGGGGCCTACGGAGCAGCAGCCTGTGGTTATGAAGCCAGAGTAtcggcttcctcctctgagGGCTGGAGCCATCTTTTTGCCGGCTGGTTTGTTCATTTATGGGTGGACTGCTGAGTACAAGGTTCATTGGATTGCGCCTATTATTGGGACTGCTGTCATGGGAGTTGGAAACCTCATTATCTTTATG ACCCTCCAAATGTATCTCGTCGACAGCTTCACCGTCTACGCAGCCTCAGCACTCGCCGCCAACGCTGTCATGCGTTCCATTGCCGGCGGTGTATTGCCTCTTGCTGGTCTACCCATGTTTGACAAGTTGGGCATGGGCTGGGGAAACAGTCTTTTGGGCTTCATCGCAGCTGCTCTTATTCCTGCGCCTTGGTTGTTTATCAAGTATGGTGAGCatctgaggaagaagtttgAGCTCAAGGATCTTTAG